The following are from one region of the Streptomyces fradiae genome:
- a CDS encoding carbohydrate ABC transporter permease, with amino-acid sequence MAAPRSFLWTRRIFLTLLTGFVLLPLYVMVSSSLKALEDVSGKFEWIPSGLTLRPYVDIWETVPLADYFLNSLAVAGAATVFSVVVAIFAAYAVSRYDFRGKRVFTVTVLSTQMFPGILFLLPLFLIYVNIGNATGLALFGSREGLILTYLTFSLPFSIWMLTGYFDSIPRELDEAAKVDGCGPVGALFRVIVPAALPGIVAVAVYAFMTAWGEVLFASVMTNDTTRTLAVGLQGYASQNDVYWNQVMAASLVVSVPVVAGFLLLQRYLVAGLTAGAVK; translated from the coding sequence ATGGCCGCCCCCCGGTCCTTCCTCTGGACCCGGCGGATCTTCCTCACCCTGCTCACCGGCTTCGTGCTGCTGCCGCTGTACGTGATGGTCTCCAGCTCCCTCAAGGCGCTGGAGGACGTGTCGGGGAAGTTCGAGTGGATCCCGTCCGGGCTCACGCTCCGCCCGTACGTCGACATCTGGGAAACCGTCCCGCTCGCCGACTACTTCCTGAACTCGCTGGCCGTGGCGGGCGCGGCCACCGTCTTCTCGGTCGTCGTGGCGATCTTCGCCGCGTACGCGGTCAGCCGCTACGACTTCCGGGGCAAGCGGGTCTTCACGGTCACCGTCCTGTCGACGCAGATGTTCCCCGGCATCCTGTTCCTGCTGCCGCTCTTCCTCATCTACGTCAACATCGGCAACGCCACCGGCCTCGCCCTGTTCGGCTCGCGCGAAGGTCTGATCCTCACCTATCTGACCTTCTCGCTGCCCTTCTCCATCTGGATGCTCACCGGGTACTTCGACTCGATCCCGCGCGAGCTCGACGAGGCCGCCAAGGTCGACGGCTGCGGCCCGGTCGGCGCGCTCTTCCGGGTCATCGTGCCCGCCGCCCTGCCCGGCATCGTCGCGGTCGCCGTCTACGCCTTCATGACCGCCTGGGGCGAGGTCCTCTTCGCCTCCGTCATGACCAACGACACCACCCGCACCCTGGCCGTCGGCCTGCAGGGCTACGCCTCCCAGAACGACGTCTACTGGAACCAGGTGATGGCCGCCTCCCTCGTGGTGAGCGTGCCCGTCGTCGCCGGGTTCCTCCTCCTGCAGCGCTATCTCGTCGCCGGCCTCACGGCGGGCGCGGTCAAGTGA
- a CDS encoding carbohydrate ABC transporter permease — protein sequence MTQTAVTQRSERAVRKAGPGAAPAQRRSGRRRIALPYLLLLPALLLELLVHLVPMVMGIGMSFKELTQFFIRDWSSAPWAGLDNYRVAIDFDAPVGQALLKSFFTTCLFTLASVALCWLLGTAAAVFLQENFRGRGFLRTLFLVPYALPVYAAVITWAFMFQRDNGLINHVLHDQLGIGDSPAFWLIGDNSFWALLTVSVWKGWPFAFLTVMAGLQNIPRDMYEAAALDGAGVWKQIRHITLPSLRQVNQVLVLVLFLWTFNDFNTPFVLFGKAAPEAADLISLHIYQSSFLTWNFGTGSAMSVLLLVFLLLVTGVYLLLTTRGRKASDA from the coding sequence ATGACCCAGACCGCCGTCACTCAGCGGAGTGAGCGCGCGGTGCGCAAGGCCGGACCCGGAGCGGCGCCCGCACAGCGCCGCTCCGGGCGCCGCCGCATCGCCCTCCCGTACCTGCTGCTGCTCCCCGCCCTCCTCCTCGAACTCCTCGTCCACCTCGTCCCGATGGTCATGGGCATCGGCATGAGCTTCAAGGAGCTCACCCAGTTCTTCATCCGGGACTGGTCGTCCGCGCCCTGGGCCGGCCTCGACAACTACCGCGTCGCGATCGACTTCGACGCGCCGGTCGGCCAGGCCCTGTTGAAGTCCTTCTTCACCACGTGCCTGTTCACCCTGGCGTCCGTCGCCCTGTGCTGGCTGCTCGGCACGGCCGCCGCCGTCTTCCTGCAGGAGAACTTCCGCGGCCGCGGCTTCCTGCGGACCCTCTTCCTCGTCCCGTACGCCCTGCCGGTCTACGCCGCCGTCATCACCTGGGCGTTCATGTTCCAGCGGGACAACGGCCTGATCAACCACGTGCTGCACGACCAGCTCGGCATCGGCGACAGCCCCGCCTTCTGGCTCATCGGCGACAACAGCTTCTGGGCCCTGCTCACCGTCTCCGTGTGGAAGGGCTGGCCGTTCGCCTTCCTGACCGTCATGGCCGGACTGCAGAACATCCCCCGGGACATGTACGAGGCGGCCGCCCTCGACGGCGCCGGCGTGTGGAAGCAGATCCGCCACATCACGCTGCCGTCGCTGCGCCAGGTCAACCAGGTCCTCGTCCTGGTCCTCTTCCTGTGGACCTTCAACGACTTCAACACGCCGTTCGTGCTCTTCGGCAAGGCGGCGCCCGAAGCGGCCGACCTGATCTCCCTGCACATCTACCAGTCGTCCTTCCTGACGTGGAACTTCGGCACCGGCTCCGCGATGTCCGTGCTGCTCCTGGTGTTCCTGCTGCTCGTCACGGGCGTCTACCTCCTGCTCACCACCAGGGGAAGGAAGGCCTCCGATGCCTGA
- a CDS encoding extracellular solute-binding protein, whose protein sequence is MRTIRAAVTGAVTLSLVFAATACGGGTAGGSGGSNSQPKTLTYWATNQGTSLEADKKILQPELDKFEKQTGIKVKLEVIPWSDLLNRILTATTSGQGPDVLNIGNTWSASLQSTGALLPWDEKNFGTIGGKDRFVDSALGSTGAPGKDPAAVPLYSMAYALYYNKKMFADAGITKPPTTWAEVDAAGKKLSKDGKWGIGVEGSNLSNNIHQVFVLGKQHGADFFTPDGKADFTSEGAVAAVKQYVDLMAAGKIVAPGNAEYAQNQSLSDFAKNRTGMVLWQTPQQTFAAQGMSEDQWGVVPAPVASGAPGQGAQTNSMVAGINISVFKNTKNLDGALKFVKFMTGDEEQILLNKTYGSVPPVKSAQADPAFNSASLAVIRDTLAKSASALPQVPEESQFETVVGTAVKELFADAAAGRPVTTESVKAKLDKAQQQMPKK, encoded by the coding sequence ATGCGCACAATCAGAGCCGCCGTCACCGGTGCCGTCACTCTCTCCCTCGTCTTCGCCGCCACCGCCTGCGGCGGCGGCACCGCCGGCGGATCGGGCGGCTCCAACTCGCAGCCGAAGACCCTCACCTACTGGGCCACGAACCAGGGCACCAGCCTGGAGGCCGACAAGAAGATCCTCCAGCCCGAGCTCGACAAGTTCGAGAAGCAGACCGGCATCAAGGTCAAGCTGGAGGTCATCCCCTGGTCCGACCTGCTCAACCGGATCCTCACCGCCACCACCTCCGGCCAGGGCCCCGACGTCCTCAACATCGGCAACACCTGGAGCGCCTCGCTCCAGTCCACCGGCGCCCTGCTGCCCTGGGACGAGAAGAACTTCGGCACCATCGGCGGCAAGGACCGCTTCGTCGACTCCGCGCTCGGCTCCACCGGCGCCCCCGGCAAGGACCCGGCGGCCGTGCCGCTCTACTCCATGGCCTACGCGCTCTACTACAACAAGAAGATGTTCGCCGACGCGGGCATAACGAAGCCGCCGACCACCTGGGCCGAGGTCGACGCCGCCGGCAAGAAGCTCAGCAAGGACGGCAAGTGGGGCATCGGGGTCGAGGGCTCCAACCTGTCCAACAACATCCACCAGGTCTTCGTGCTCGGCAAGCAGCACGGCGCCGACTTCTTCACCCCCGACGGCAAGGCCGACTTCACCTCCGAGGGTGCCGTCGCCGCCGTCAAGCAGTACGTCGACCTGATGGCCGCCGGCAAGATCGTCGCGCCGGGCAACGCCGAGTACGCGCAGAACCAGTCGCTCTCCGACTTCGCCAAGAACCGCACCGGCATGGTCCTGTGGCAGACCCCCCAGCAGACCTTCGCCGCCCAGGGCATGTCCGAGGACCAGTGGGGCGTCGTCCCGGCCCCCGTCGCCTCCGGCGCCCCCGGCCAGGGCGCCCAGACCAACTCGATGGTCGCCGGCATCAACATCTCCGTCTTCAAGAACACCAAGAACCTCGACGGCGCCCTGAAGTTCGTGAAGTTCATGACCGGCGACGAGGAGCAGATCCTCCTCAACAAGACCTACGGCTCCGTCCCGCCGGTCAAGTCCGCGCAGGCCGACCCCGCCTTCAACTCGGCCTCGCTCGCGGTCATCCGCGACACCCTCGCCAAGAGCGCCTCCGCCCTGCCGCAGGTCCCCGAGGAGTCGCAGTTCGAGACCGTCGTCGGCACCGCGGTGAAGGAGCTCTTCGCCGACGCCGCGGCCGGCCGGCCCGTCACCACCGAGTCCGTCAAGGCCAAGCTCGACAAGGCCCAGCAGCAGATGCCGAAGAAGTAG
- a CDS encoding ROK family protein, with translation MHATSGRTVRDLRRENRTAVLRKLYFDGPMSRLMLGPAIGLSSGSVSNVVAELAAEGLVEEAGSVDSAGGRPQTLLRISPGSGCMIGVDVGETRVRVELFDLTLAELARTERALPSSGPRTSRYDVDLVVGHVRDGVAEVLRAADVSPDRLLGVGVGVPGIVAHTPDDGAVVHGQTVGWEAVPFERLLRAAVDLPATVPYWIDNGAKTLGQAEMWFGAGRGARSAVTVLFGSGVGACVVTDPLGPARALEWGHLTVNVRGRRCRCGARGCLEAYAGAEALLARWREAGGTPPADADEETALTAMLTAAYPAGPDTAPDATALSVLEETAEYLGAGFADLINLFQPERILVGGWAGLQLGTRFLDTVTRYATEYALRYPASRTAVGLGTLGPEAVTVGAALLPLDDFFARGGRRPETTPSVPAPAWQTALADRVTP, from the coding sequence GTGCACGCGACAAGTGGCCGTACGGTGCGTGACCTGCGGCGCGAGAACCGCACCGCGGTACTGCGGAAGCTGTACTTCGACGGGCCGATGAGCCGTCTGATGCTCGGGCCCGCGATCGGGCTCAGCTCCGGATCCGTCAGCAACGTGGTCGCCGAACTCGCCGCCGAGGGTCTCGTCGAGGAGGCCGGCAGTGTCGACTCGGCCGGTGGACGCCCGCAGACCCTGCTCCGGATCAGCCCCGGCAGCGGCTGCATGATCGGCGTCGACGTCGGCGAGACCCGGGTCAGGGTCGAGCTCTTCGACCTCACCCTCGCCGAACTCGCCCGCACGGAACGGGCGTTGCCCAGCTCCGGACCGCGCACCTCCCGCTACGACGTGGACCTGGTCGTCGGCCATGTCCGGGACGGCGTCGCGGAGGTGCTGCGGGCGGCGGACGTCTCGCCCGACCGGCTCCTCGGCGTCGGGGTCGGCGTCCCCGGCATCGTCGCCCACACCCCGGACGACGGCGCCGTCGTGCACGGCCAGACGGTCGGTTGGGAGGCCGTCCCCTTCGAGCGCCTGCTGCGCGCGGCCGTCGACCTGCCCGCCACCGTCCCCTACTGGATCGACAACGGCGCCAAGACCCTCGGCCAGGCCGAGATGTGGTTCGGGGCCGGGCGCGGCGCCCGCAGCGCCGTCACCGTCCTCTTCGGCTCCGGCGTTGGCGCCTGCGTGGTCACGGACCCCCTTGGACCCGCCCGGGCCCTCGAATGGGGCCACCTCACCGTCAACGTCCGGGGCCGCCGGTGCCGCTGCGGCGCCCGGGGCTGCCTGGAGGCGTACGCGGGCGCCGAGGCCCTGCTGGCCCGCTGGCGCGAGGCGGGCGGCACCCCGCCGGCGGACGCCGACGAGGAGACCGCGCTCACCGCGATGCTCACCGCCGCCTACCCCGCCGGGCCGGACACCGCGCCCGACGCCACCGCCCTGAGCGTCCTGGAGGAGACCGCCGAATACCTCGGCGCGGGCTTCGCCGACCTGATCAACCTCTTCCAGCCCGAGCGGATCCTCGTCGGCGGCTGGGCCGGCCTCCAGCTCGGCACCCGCTTCCTCGACACCGTCACCCGGTACGCGACGGAGTACGCCCTGCGCTACCCGGCGAGCCGCACCGCCGTGGGCCTCGGCACCCTGGGCCCCGAGGCGGTCACGGTCGGCGCGGCACTCCTCCCGCTGGACGACTTCTTCGCCCGGGGCGGCCGCCGCCCCGAGACCACCCCGAGCGTCCCGGCCCCCGCCTGGCAGACGGCCCTCGCGGACCGCGTCACCCCCTGA
- a CDS encoding GH1 family beta-glucosidase: MSHSTEHRALDLGAFPADFTWGTATSAYQIEGAVAEDGRAPSIWDTFSRVPGAIDNADHGDTACDHYHRWPEDIALMKELGTDAYRMSVAWPRVVPDGEGPVNGAGLDFYDRLVDGLLDAGITPNVTLYHWDLPQALQDRGGWTVRATAERLADYAGVVAERLGDRVTRWATLNEPLCSAWIGHLEGRMAPGLTDLTAAVRASYHLLLGHGLATAAVRAAAPGAQVGLVTNHSTITPASTRPEDIAAARRADGHTNRWWLDPVYGRGFPADMRELYGVELPEQPGDLELIAAPLDWHGLNYYFPETVADDPAGPVPYARAVRLPDVPRTGMDWQIDAGGLEAFLLRLTEDYGVRRLYVTENGSAFPDAVGPDGEVHDPDRARYLEQHLAACARALRKGAPLAGYYAWSLLDNFEWAYGYDKRFGLVHVDYATQRRTVKTSGRRYADIIRAHRTQQA, translated from the coding sequence TTGTCCCACTCCACCGAACACCGCGCGCTCGACCTGGGGGCCTTCCCTGCCGACTTCACCTGGGGCACCGCCACCTCCGCCTACCAGATCGAGGGCGCCGTCGCCGAGGACGGCCGCGCCCCCTCCATCTGGGACACCTTCTCCCGCGTCCCCGGCGCGATCGACAACGCCGACCACGGCGACACGGCCTGCGACCACTACCACCGCTGGCCCGAGGACATCGCCCTGATGAAGGAGCTCGGCACCGACGCCTACCGGATGTCCGTCGCCTGGCCGCGGGTCGTCCCGGACGGCGAAGGACCGGTCAACGGGGCCGGACTCGACTTCTACGACCGGCTGGTCGACGGACTCCTCGACGCCGGCATCACCCCCAACGTCACCCTCTACCACTGGGACCTGCCGCAGGCCCTGCAGGACCGCGGCGGCTGGACCGTCCGCGCGACCGCCGAGCGGCTCGCCGATTACGCCGGTGTCGTCGCGGAGCGGCTCGGCGACCGGGTCACCCGCTGGGCCACCCTCAACGAACCGCTCTGCTCTGCCTGGATCGGGCACCTGGAGGGCCGGATGGCGCCGGGCCTCACCGACCTGACGGCCGCCGTCCGCGCCTCGTACCATCTGCTCCTCGGCCACGGCCTCGCCACCGCCGCCGTCCGCGCCGCCGCCCCCGGCGCCCAGGTCGGCCTGGTCACCAACCACTCCACCATCACCCCGGCCTCCACCCGCCCCGAGGACATCGCCGCCGCCCGCCGCGCCGACGGACACACCAACCGCTGGTGGCTCGACCCGGTGTACGGGCGCGGCTTCCCCGCCGACATGCGCGAGCTGTACGGGGTCGAACTCCCCGAGCAGCCGGGCGACCTGGAGCTGATCGCGGCCCCGCTCGACTGGCACGGCCTCAACTACTACTTCCCGGAGACCGTCGCCGACGACCCGGCCGGACCCGTCCCGTACGCCCGTGCCGTACGCCTGCCCGACGTGCCGCGCACCGGGATGGACTGGCAGATCGACGCCGGCGGCCTGGAGGCCTTCCTGCTCCGCCTCACCGAGGACTACGGGGTGCGCAGGCTGTACGTCACCGAGAACGGCTCGGCCTTCCCCGACGCCGTCGGCCCGGACGGCGAGGTGCACGACCCGGACCGCGCCCGCTACCTGGAGCAGCACCTCGCGGCCTGCGCCCGCGCGCTGCGCAAGGGCGCCCCGCTGGCCGGGTACTACGCCTGGTCCCTGCTCGACAACTTCGAGTGGGCCTACGGCTACGACAAGCGCTTCGGGCTCGTCCACGTCGACTACGCCACGCAGCGCCGGACGGTGAAGACGAGCGGCCGGCGGTACGCCGACATCATCCGCGCCCACCGGACGCAGCAGGCCTGA
- a CDS encoding alginate lyase family protein: protein MRRTGLLAAAAALVAGALVWPTAHRAAAAPAVFTHPGVTVSRGQLDFARTKVLAGAQPWKGAYDQMMASRYADPNRTPKPRAVVECGSYSNPNYGCTDEREDAIAAYTNALAWYVTRDARYAQKSIQLMDAWSGVITDHTNSNAPLQTGWAGSSWPKAAEIIKYTYTGGWPNSGRFATMLRNVYLPEIINGSNSNGNWELSMMEAAVGISVFLEDRASYDKAMAKFRTRTAAYVYLASDGALPKTVPSQNLDTRDKIVKYWQGQSTFVTGLTQETCRDFTHTGYGISAISHVAETSRIQGQDLYGTDVGERLRQALGFQSKYELGTAAPSWLCGGTLHLGLGPVTEVGYNALHNRRGVAMTNTGALTERNRPAGSNNLFVAWETLTHGDNPA, encoded by the coding sequence ATGCGCAGAACCGGACTCCTCGCGGCTGCCGCCGCCCTCGTCGCCGGTGCCCTCGTCTGGCCGACCGCCCACCGGGCCGCGGCGGCCCCCGCCGTCTTCACCCACCCCGGAGTCACCGTCTCCCGGGGCCAGTTGGACTTCGCCCGGACCAAGGTGCTGGCCGGCGCCCAGCCCTGGAAGGGCGCGTACGACCAGATGATGGCGAGCAGGTACGCCGACCCGAACCGCACCCCGAAGCCCCGCGCGGTCGTGGAGTGCGGTTCGTACTCCAACCCCAACTACGGCTGCACCGACGAGCGCGAGGACGCGATCGCCGCGTACACCAACGCCCTCGCCTGGTACGTCACCCGGGACGCGCGCTACGCGCAGAAGTCCATCCAGCTGATGGACGCCTGGTCCGGCGTCATCACGGACCACACCAACAGCAACGCCCCGCTCCAGACGGGCTGGGCCGGCTCGTCCTGGCCGAAGGCCGCCGAGATCATCAAGTACACGTACACCGGCGGCTGGCCGAACTCCGGCCGCTTCGCGACGATGCTCCGCAACGTCTATCTGCCGGAGATCATCAACGGCTCGAACTCCAACGGGAACTGGGAGCTGTCGATGATGGAGGCCGCCGTCGGCATCTCCGTCTTCCTGGAGGACCGGGCGTCGTACGACAAGGCCATGGCGAAGTTCCGCACGCGCACCGCCGCCTACGTCTACCTCGCCTCCGACGGCGCGCTGCCGAAGACCGTGCCGAGCCAGAACCTCGACACCCGCGACAAGATCGTCAAGTACTGGCAGGGCCAGTCGACCTTCGTCACCGGCCTCACCCAGGAGACCTGCCGCGACTTCACGCACACCGGCTACGGCATCTCCGCCATCTCGCACGTCGCCGAGACCAGCCGGATCCAGGGCCAGGACCTGTACGGCACGGACGTCGGCGAGCGGCTGCGCCAGGCGCTCGGCTTCCAGTCCAAGTACGAGCTCGGCACGGCCGCGCCCAGCTGGCTGTGCGGCGGCACCCTGCACCTGGGGCTCGGCCCCGTCACCGAGGTCGGCTACAACGCCCTGCACAACCGCCGCGGCGTCGCCATGACCAACACCGGGGCGCTGACCGAGCGCAACCGCCCGGCCGGCAGCAACAACCTCTTCGTCGCCTGGGAGACCCTCACCCACGGGGACAACCCCGCCTGA